The Lentzea guizhouensis genome contains a region encoding:
- a CDS encoding ABC transporter permease, which translates to MTQTLDRERAVPASVGLLWRVIPPGLYGGKASVLVERAAVVNRRAWFVLVGGAFEPMLFLWSLGLGFGQMVSAVTGPDGQPISYAAFVAPALLAASAMNGAVYDATFNVFFKFKYLKLYDAMLATPMGPMDIAIGEIAWALLRGGLYSAGFLAVMLGMGLIVSPWALLALPVALLVAFAFAAVGMAATTFMRSWQDFDLVQLAVLPLFLFSTTFYPLSVYPGWLQAVVSWTPLYHAIELMRGLTLGVVGWGMLGHVAYFAVMAAVGTVVASRRLGKLLLG; encoded by the coding sequence ATGACCCAGACCCTGGATCGCGAACGGGCCGTCCCCGCGAGCGTCGGCCTGCTCTGGCGGGTGATCCCGCCGGGGCTCTACGGCGGCAAGGCGAGCGTGCTCGTCGAACGGGCCGCGGTCGTCAACCGGCGCGCGTGGTTCGTGCTGGTCGGCGGCGCGTTCGAGCCGATGCTGTTCCTGTGGTCGCTGGGCCTCGGTTTCGGCCAGATGGTGTCGGCGGTGACCGGGCCGGACGGGCAGCCCATCAGCTACGCGGCGTTCGTGGCGCCCGCGTTGCTGGCGGCCAGCGCGATGAACGGTGCCGTGTACGACGCGACGTTCAACGTGTTCTTCAAGTTCAAGTACCTGAAGCTCTACGACGCCATGCTGGCCACGCCGATGGGCCCGATGGACATCGCGATCGGCGAGATCGCCTGGGCGCTGCTGCGGGGCGGCCTGTACTCGGCGGGCTTCCTGGCCGTGATGCTCGGCATGGGCCTGATCGTCTCGCCGTGGGCCCTGCTCGCCCTGCCGGTCGCCCTGCTGGTGGCGTTCGCGTTCGCGGCGGTGGGCATGGCGGCGACGACGTTCATGCGCTCCTGGCAGGACTTCGACCTGGTGCAGCTCGCGGTGCTGCCGTTGTTCCTGTTCTCGACGACGTTCTACCCGCTGTCGGTCTACCCCGGCTGGTTGCAGGCGGTGGTGTCCTGGACGCCGCTCTATCACGCGATCGAGCTGATGCGTGGCCTCACGCTGGGCGTCGTGGGCTGGGGCATGCTCGGCCACGTCGCGTACTTCGCGGTGATGGCGGCCGTGGGCACGGTGGTGGCGTCGCGGCGCCTCGGCAAACTGCTGCTGGGCTGA
- a CDS encoding ABC transporter permease yields the protein MQTLKASWYGFEKHWTWYRRNWRATVVSSFLTPVLFLLALGFGFGSQVRSTELLGGMSYLQYLAPALVVITALQGATFESTYAIMSAFMWQKTYIGMVATPITPAQVLYGQVMWIGSQLLARSAVFVVIAAVLGAAAGPGILWAIPFGALAGLAFSAPLIAYSARLEKPDSFTTIFRFVLMPMTLFTGAFFPVSQLPEWLLPVVWLTPAWHGIELARGAAAGTLGALPALGHVAYLVALSAAGLALGVKYFRRRLAV from the coding sequence ATGCAGACGTTGAAGGCCTCCTGGTACGGCTTCGAGAAGCACTGGACGTGGTACCGGCGCAACTGGCGGGCGACGGTCGTGTCGAGCTTCCTCACGCCGGTGCTGTTCCTGCTGGCGCTCGGGTTCGGGTTCGGGTCGCAGGTGCGGTCGACCGAGCTGCTCGGCGGCATGTCGTACCTGCAGTACCTGGCGCCCGCGCTGGTGGTCATCACGGCGTTGCAGGGCGCCACGTTCGAGTCGACATACGCGATCATGTCGGCGTTCATGTGGCAGAAGACCTACATCGGCATGGTGGCCACGCCGATCACGCCCGCGCAGGTGCTGTACGGGCAGGTCATGTGGATCGGGAGCCAGCTGCTGGCGCGGTCGGCGGTGTTCGTCGTCATCGCGGCGGTGCTGGGCGCGGCGGCCGGGCCGGGCATCCTGTGGGCGATCCCGTTCGGGGCGCTGGCGGGGCTGGCGTTCAGCGCGCCGTTGATCGCCTACAGCGCGCGGCTGGAGAAGCCGGACAGCTTCACCACCATCTTCCGGTTCGTGCTGATGCCGATGACGTTGTTCACCGGCGCGTTCTTCCCGGTCAGCCAGCTGCCGGAGTGGTTGCTGCCGGTCGTGTGGCTGACACCCGCGTGGCACGGCATCGAGCTCGCCAGGGGAGCGGCGGCCGGCACGCTGGGTGCTTTACCCGCACTGGGGCACGTCGCCTACCTCGTGGCGCTGTCCGCGGCCGGCCTCGCGCTGGGCGTGAAGTACTTCCGACGCAGGCTGGCGGTGTGA
- a CDS encoding ABC transporter ATP-binding protein encodes MVENLVEAKALTKHFGTFEAVRGIDVEVRRGEAFGFLGPNGAGKSSTMRMISCVSGRTGGDLKVLGMDPGQDGPKIRARLGVVPQLDNLDTELTVRQNLQIYGRYFGMSRQRCREKADELLEFAQLTDRANHEVEPLSGGMKRRLTIARSLVNDPELLLLDEPTTGLDPQARHLLWDRLFRLKQEGVTLIITTHYMDEAEQLCDRLVVMDGGRIAAEGSPQDLISRYSTREVLELRFQPGAEKPDLDRFAERVEVLPDRLLLYTQDGEGTLQAVHDNGVQPVSSLVRRSSLEDVFLRLTGRTLVD; translated from the coding sequence GTGGTGGAGAACCTCGTCGAGGCCAAGGCGCTGACCAAGCACTTCGGGACGTTCGAGGCCGTGCGCGGCATCGACGTCGAGGTGCGCAGAGGTGAGGCGTTCGGGTTCCTGGGGCCCAACGGTGCCGGGAAGTCCTCGACGATGCGGATGATCTCGTGCGTGTCCGGGCGGACCGGTGGGGATCTGAAGGTCCTCGGGATGGATCCGGGCCAGGACGGGCCGAAGATCAGGGCGCGGCTCGGGGTGGTGCCGCAGCTCGACAACCTGGACACCGAGCTCACCGTCCGGCAGAACCTGCAGATCTACGGCAGGTACTTCGGCATGTCCCGGCAGCGGTGCCGGGAGAAGGCGGATGAGCTGCTGGAGTTCGCGCAGCTCACGGACAGGGCCAACCACGAGGTGGAGCCGTTGTCCGGTGGGATGAAGCGCCGGCTCACGATCGCCAGGTCGCTGGTGAACGACCCGGAGCTGCTGCTGCTCGACGAACCGACGACGGGGCTCGACCCGCAGGCGCGGCACCTGTTGTGGGACAGGCTCTTCCGGCTCAAGCAGGAGGGCGTCACGCTCATCATCACCACCCACTACATGGACGAGGCCGAGCAGCTCTGCGACCGGCTCGTGGTCATGGACGGCGGGCGGATCGCGGCTGAGGGGTCGCCGCAGGACCTCATCAGCCGCTACTCGACGAGAGAGGTGCTGGAGCTGCGGTTCCAGCCGGGCGCGGAGAAACCGGACCTCGACCGGTTCGCGGAGCGCGTCGAGGTGTTGCCGGACCGGTTGCTGCTGTACACGCAGGACGGTGAGGGCACGCTGCAAGCGGTGCACGACAACGGGGTCCAGCCCGTGTCGAGCCTGGTGCGGCGCAGTTCGCTGGAGGACGTGTTCCTGCGGCTCACCGGCAGGACGTTGGTGGACTGA
- a CDS encoding DHA2 family efflux MFS transporter permease subunit has product MTSGGPKTDSRWLALIVLCAGMLMIVLDQTIVNVALPAIDEDLKFGQAGLAWVVNAYLIAYGGLLLLAGRLGDLIGHKKVFLIGLGVFTVASLLCGLAINAEMLIVSRFIQGAGGALATSVTLGMVVTMFPKPDEQRRAIGVFSFVAAAGASLGLLLGGVLTDAMSWHWIFFVNIPIGIVAAIAAVRLVPDSVGLGLREGADVIGALLIVAAVMLGVYTIVKAEHYGFGSVHTLGLGAVALALLVGFVVRQRTAAKPLLPLRVFKSRNVTGANLVQISMVAGMFGLFFLGTLYMQLVLSYTPLQIGLAFMPVAGAIAVFSVSLSARLNTRFGERNMLIVGLLFMLAGMVFFTQVPVDGSYLTDILPAVAPLGIGLGLSFPALMTLAMSGASHDEAGLASGLVNTTAQVGGALGLAVLATTSTSYTSSLLASGVPRLEALTSGFHLAFWISSALVAVALGLAVFVLRQVAVSREDAQPVLVH; this is encoded by the coding sequence ATGACTTCAGGGGGACCTAAGACGGACTCGCGCTGGCTCGCGCTGATCGTGCTGTGCGCGGGGATGTTGATGATCGTGCTGGACCAGACGATCGTGAACGTGGCACTGCCGGCGATCGACGAAGACCTCAAGTTCGGCCAGGCGGGCCTCGCCTGGGTGGTGAACGCGTACCTGATCGCCTACGGCGGTCTGCTCCTGCTCGCCGGTCGCCTCGGCGACCTGATCGGGCACAAGAAGGTGTTCCTGATCGGCCTCGGCGTCTTCACCGTCGCCTCGCTGCTGTGCGGGCTGGCGATCAACGCCGAGATGCTGATCGTGTCGCGGTTCATCCAGGGCGCGGGCGGTGCGCTCGCCACCTCCGTGACCCTCGGCATGGTCGTCACGATGTTCCCGAAGCCCGATGAGCAGAGGCGCGCTATCGGCGTGTTCAGCTTCGTCGCAGCGGCGGGCGCGTCCCTCGGCCTGTTGCTCGGTGGGGTGCTCACGGACGCCATGTCGTGGCACTGGATCTTCTTCGTGAACATCCCGATCGGCATCGTGGCGGCCATCGCCGCCGTGCGCCTGGTGCCCGACTCGGTCGGCCTCGGCTTGCGTGAGGGTGCGGACGTCATCGGCGCGTTGCTGATCGTCGCCGCCGTGATGCTCGGCGTGTACACGATCGTCAAGGCCGAGCACTACGGCTTCGGCTCGGTGCACACGTTGGGTCTCGGCGCCGTGGCCCTGGCGTTGTTGGTGGGCTTCGTGGTGCGGCAGCGGACCGCCGCGAAGCCGTTGCTGCCGCTGCGGGTGTTCAAGTCGCGCAACGTGACCGGCGCGAACCTCGTGCAGATCTCGATGGTCGCCGGCATGTTCGGCCTGTTCTTCCTCGGCACCCTCTACATGCAACTCGTGCTGTCCTACACGCCGTTGCAGATCGGCCTGGCCTTCATGCCCGTCGCGGGCGCCATCGCGGTGTTCTCGGTGTCGCTCTCGGCCCGTCTCAACACGCGCTTCGGCGAGCGCAACATGCTGATCGTCGGCCTGCTGTTCATGTTGGCGGGCATGGTGTTCTTCACCCAGGTGCCGGTCGACGGCTCGTACCTGACCGACATCCTCCCCGCCGTCGCCCCGCTCGGCATCGGCCTGGGCCTGTCGTTCCCGGCGCTGATGACGCTGGCGATGTCCGGCGCCTCCCACGACGAGGCGGGCCTGGCCTCCGGCCTGGTCAACACCACCGCCCAGGTCGGCGGCGCACTGGGCCTGGCCGTCCTCGCCACCACGTCCACGTCGTACACCTCGTCGCTGCTGGCCTCGGGCGTGCCGCGGCTGGAAGCGCTCACCTCGGGCTTCCACCTGGCGTTCTGGATCAGCTCGGCACTCGTGGCGGTGGCGCTGGGCCTCGCGGTGTTCGTGCTGCGGCAGGTGGCCGTGTCGCGCGAAGACGCCCAGCCGGTCCTCGTGCACTAG
- a CDS encoding TIGR03960 family B12-binding radical SAM protein produces the protein MSVESVFPRLEPLLPRISKPVQYVGGELNATVKDWDEASVRWALMYPDAYEVGLPNQGVMILYEILNELPDVLAERTYAVWPDLEALMREHGVPQFTVDGHRPVKAFDLMGISFATELGYTNMLTALDLAGIPLHAADRTEDDPIVVAGGHAAFNPEPIADFVDAAVLGDGEEAVLEITEIVKNWKAEGRPGGRDEVLTRLAETGGVYIPRFYDVEYLPDGRIQRVVPNRDRVPFRVFKRTTMDLDAWPYPKQPLVPLAESVHERMSVEIFRGCTRGCRFCQAGMITRPVRERSIEGIGAMVQKGLEATGFEEVGLLSLSSADHSEIAEITKGLADRYEGTNTGLSLPSTRVDAFNIDLANELSRNGRRSGLTFAPEGGSERMRRVINKMVSEEDLIRTVSAAFSNGWRQVKLYFMCGLPTEEDEDVLQIAEMAKNVIRAGRQASGRNDVRCTISIGGFVPKPHTPFQWAPQCDPDVVDDRLRKLREAVNADRSLGRNIGMRYHDGKPSLIEGLLSRGDRRIGKVIEAVWRDGGRFDGWSEHFSYERWTQKAAEQLEPLGVDLAWFTTREREELEVLPWDHLDSGLDKEWLWADWQDALDEREQDDCRWTPCFDCGVCPAMGTDIEVGPTGRKLLPITPVGIGSPVKNPALTP, from the coding sequence GTGAGTGTCGAGTCTGTTTTCCCCAGGTTGGAGCCACTGCTGCCGCGGATCTCCAAGCCGGTGCAGTACGTCGGCGGGGAGCTCAACGCGACCGTCAAGGACTGGGACGAGGCGTCCGTGCGGTGGGCGTTGATGTACCCGGACGCGTACGAGGTCGGGCTGCCCAACCAGGGCGTCATGATCCTGTACGAGATCCTCAACGAGCTCCCGGACGTCCTCGCCGAGCGCACCTACGCCGTGTGGCCGGACCTCGAAGCGCTCATGCGTGAGCACGGGGTTCCGCAGTTCACGGTGGACGGGCACCGGCCGGTGAAGGCGTTCGACCTGATGGGCATCAGCTTCGCGACGGAGCTGGGCTACACGAACATGCTCACGGCCTTGGACCTCGCCGGCATCCCGCTGCACGCCGCCGACCGCACCGAGGACGACCCGATCGTGGTCGCCGGTGGGCACGCGGCGTTCAACCCGGAGCCGATCGCGGACTTCGTGGACGCGGCGGTGCTCGGCGACGGTGAAGAGGCCGTCCTCGAGATCACCGAGATCGTCAAGAACTGGAAGGCCGAGGGTCGTCCCGGCGGCCGCGACGAGGTGCTGACCCGCCTGGCCGAGACCGGTGGCGTCTACATCCCGCGGTTCTACGACGTGGAGTACCTGCCCGACGGCCGCATCCAGCGCGTGGTGCCGAACCGCGACCGGGTGCCGTTCCGCGTCTTCAAGCGGACCACGATGGACCTCGACGCGTGGCCGTACCCGAAGCAGCCGCTGGTGCCGCTCGCCGAGAGCGTGCACGAGCGGATGAGCGTCGAGATCTTCCGCGGCTGCACCCGCGGCTGCCGCTTCTGCCAGGCGGGCATGATCACGCGCCCGGTGCGCGAGCGGTCCATCGAGGGCATCGGCGCCATGGTCCAGAAGGGACTGGAGGCGACCGGCTTCGAAGAGGTCGGCCTGCTGTCCCTGTCCAGCGCGGACCACAGCGAGATCGCCGAGATCACCAAGGGCCTCGCCGACCGCTACGAGGGCACCAACACGGGCCTGAGCCTGCCCAGCACGCGCGTCGACGCGTTCAACATCGACCTCGCGAACGAGCTGTCCCGCAACGGAAGGCGCTCGGGCCTCACCTTCGCGCCCGAGGGCGGCAGCGAGCGGATGCGGCGCGTCATCAACAAGATGGTGTCCGAGGAGGACCTCATCAGGACGGTGTCGGCGGCGTTCTCCAACGGCTGGCGGCAGGTGAAGCTGTACTTCATGTGCGGCCTGCCCACCGAGGAGGACGAAGACGTCCTGCAGATCGCCGAGATGGCCAAGAACGTCATCCGCGCCGGCCGGCAGGCCAGCGGCCGCAACGACGTCCGCTGCACCATCTCGATCGGCGGTTTCGTGCCCAAGCCGCACACGCCGTTCCAGTGGGCCCCGCAGTGCGACCCGGACGTGGTCGACGACAGGCTCCGCAAGCTCCGCGAGGCCGTCAACGCCGACCGCAGCCTCGGCCGCAACATCGGCATGCGCTACCACGACGGCAAGCCCAGCCTCATCGAAGGCCTGCTCAGTCGCGGTGACCGCCGCATTGGCAAGGTCATCGAGGCCGTGTGGCGCGACGGCGGCCGGTTCGACGGCTGGAGCGAGCACTTCAGCTACGAGCGCTGGACGCAGAAGGCCGCCGAACAGCTCGAACCGCTCGGCGTCGACCTCGCCTGGTTCACCACCCGCGAGCGCGAGGAGCTGGAGGTCCTGCCCTGGGACCACCTCGACTCGGGCCTCGACAAGGAATGGCTCTGGGCCGACTGGCAGGACGCGCTCGACGAGCGCGAGCAGGACGACTGCCGCTGGACCCCGTGCTTCGACTGCGGCGTGTGCCCGGCCATGGGCACCGACATCGAGGTGGGCCCGACGGGCCGCAAGCTGCTGCCGATCACCCCGGTCGGCATCGGCTCGCCGGTGAAGAACCCCGCGCTCACCCCGTGA
- a CDS encoding S8 family peptidase produces the protein MPLLHRARAAAVTTALLAAGLVASTPAVAEPTLPGCTQPGPLLRYLVVFPQATTAATADAEITGSCGTTTVYYPEIAVAVATSPDPSFLRLIGPQRAYSAQAEGASKRAVKRKKDDTELLRPAGVRSGEQWDMDLINAPAAHSVSTGSKSVVVGVLDSGVARHPELASALAPELSAGCLTGKPDQSPAAWAPTTSAHGTHVAGTIAAADDGRGITGVAPGVRIASVKVVDDDGFIYPEYAVCGFMWAASQGMTVTNNSYFIDPYLFTCQSAPGQRVIYEAVRRAVDYAASRNVLNVAAAGNNAADLSRPGRDSLSPTNGDAQTRPVDPSCVVLPVQLKNVVGVSAVDATKTKSSYSSYGLGAIDVTAPGGDSRAPGGCVLSTVPSGYDSSCGTSMATPHAAGVAALIASTHPEADAPQLGRMLNAQATTLACPEDYDLYGTGVQDAFCTGYSEYNSFYGHGLVDALAAVTK, from the coding sequence GTGCCTCTGCTCCACCGCGCACGGGCGGCTGCGGTGACCACCGCGCTGCTCGCAGCCGGCCTGGTGGCGTCCACGCCCGCTGTTGCCGAGCCGACGCTTCCCGGCTGCACCCAGCCGGGTCCGCTGCTGCGCTACCTGGTGGTGTTCCCGCAGGCCACGACGGCTGCGACAGCCGACGCGGAGATCACCGGGTCGTGTGGCACCACCACCGTCTACTACCCGGAGATCGCGGTCGCTGTGGCCACGTCGCCGGACCCGTCGTTCCTGCGCCTGATCGGCCCGCAGCGCGCCTACAGCGCCCAGGCCGAGGGCGCGTCCAAACGCGCGGTCAAACGTAAGAAAGACGACACCGAGCTGCTGAGGCCCGCCGGGGTGCGGTCCGGCGAGCAGTGGGACATGGATCTCATCAACGCCCCGGCGGCGCACTCGGTCTCGACCGGGTCGAAGTCCGTGGTGGTCGGCGTGCTGGACTCGGGCGTCGCCCGGCACCCGGAGCTGGCGTCCGCGCTGGCACCGGAGCTGTCCGCGGGCTGCCTGACCGGCAAGCCCGACCAGTCCCCCGCCGCCTGGGCACCGACGACGTCCGCGCACGGCACGCACGTCGCGGGCACCATCGCGGCGGCCGACGACGGTCGCGGCATCACGGGCGTGGCGCCGGGTGTGCGCATCGCGTCCGTGAAGGTCGTCGACGACGACGGGTTCATCTACCCGGAGTACGCGGTGTGCGGCTTCATGTGGGCCGCCTCACAGGGCATGACGGTGACGAACAACAGCTACTTCATCGACCCGTACCTGTTCACGTGCCAGAGCGCGCCGGGCCAGCGGGTCATCTACGAGGCCGTGCGCCGCGCCGTCGACTACGCCGCCTCACGCAACGTTTTGAACGTGGCCGCCGCGGGCAACAACGCTGCAGATCTCTCTCGTCCCGGCCGTGACTCGTTGTCGCCGACGAACGGTGATGCGCAGACACGGCCCGTGGACCCGTCGTGTGTGGTGCTGCCCGTTCAACTGAAGAACGTCGTCGGCGTGTCGGCGGTCGACGCGACCAAGACGAAGTCCTCCTACAGCTCGTACGGCCTGGGCGCGATCGACGTGACGGCGCCGGGCGGCGACTCACGCGCGCCTGGCGGGTGTGTGCTGTCGACGGTGCCGTCGGGCTATGACAGCTCGTGCGGCACGTCGATGGCGACACCGCACGCGGCCGGGGTGGCGGCGTTGATCGCGTCGACCCACCCGGAGGCCGACGCGCCGCAGCTGGGGCGGATGTTGAACGCGCAGGCGACGACGTTGGCGTGCCCGGAGGACTACGACCTGTACGGGACGGGGGTGCAGGACGCGTTCTGCACCGGGTACTCGGAGTACAACTCGTTCTACGGGCACGGGCTGGTGGACGCGCTCGCCGCCGTCACGAAGTGA
- a CDS encoding MarR family winged helix-turn-helix transcriptional regulator, with the protein MGTKGCTDLMMLLHRSGHALETELTARLAEIGLTPRARCVLAGALDVERTQTEIAELISIDKTTMVVTMDALESAGYAERTPSLTDRRARVVVVTELGREIAAKADDLYEEVVESVLGSLPENEREGLVSGLTRLVEGRLSTVVACEKPPRKRALRHAIG; encoded by the coding sequence ATGGGCACGAAGGGGTGTACCGACCTGATGATGCTGCTGCACCGGTCAGGTCACGCACTGGAGACCGAACTGACGGCGAGGCTCGCGGAGATCGGACTGACTCCGCGAGCCCGTTGCGTGCTGGCCGGTGCGCTGGACGTGGAACGCACGCAGACCGAGATCGCTGAGTTGATCAGCATCGACAAGACGACCATGGTCGTGACGATGGACGCGCTCGAGTCGGCCGGGTACGCCGAGCGCACGCCGTCGCTGACGGACCGCCGGGCCCGCGTCGTCGTGGTGACCGAGCTGGGCCGGGAGATCGCCGCCAAGGCCGACGACCTGTACGAGGAGGTCGTGGAGAGCGTGCTGGGCTCGCTGCCGGAAAACGAGCGAGAAGGCCTGGTCAGTGGCCTGACGAGGTTGGTGGAGGGTCGCCTGAGCACCGTCGTGGCCTGTGAGAAGCCGCCCCGCAAGCGTGCGCTGCGTCATGCCATTGGCTAA
- the ndk gene encoding nucleoside-diphosphate kinase: MSERTLVLVKPDGVERGLVGEVIARIERKGLKLAALELRTADRATAEQHYAEHDGKPFYKDLVDFITGGPLVALVVEGTRAIPAFRQLAGGTDPVEKATPGTIRGDFGLEVQYNLVHGSDSPESAEREIKIWFPNL, encoded by the coding sequence GTGTCCGAGCGCACCCTGGTTCTGGTCAAGCCCGATGGCGTCGAGCGTGGTCTGGTCGGCGAGGTGATCGCCCGCATCGAACGCAAGGGCCTCAAGCTCGCCGCCCTGGAGCTCCGCACGGCCGACCGCGCCACCGCCGAGCAGCACTACGCCGAGCACGACGGCAAGCCGTTCTACAAGGACCTCGTCGACTTCATCACCGGTGGTCCGCTGGTGGCGCTCGTCGTCGAGGGCACCCGCGCGATCCCGGCGTTCCGGCAGCTGGCCGGGGGAACGGACCCGGTGGAGAAGGCGACGCCGGGGACGATCCGCGGGGACTTCGGGCTTGAGGTGCAGTACAACCTCGTGCACGGGTCGGACTCGCCGGAGTCGGCGGAGCGCGAGATCAAGATCTGGTTCCCGAACCTCTGA
- a CDS encoding GNAT family N-acetyltransferase, translating to MPKIELRWLHEADDQLRAEIHTVVHDVVAAGGAVGYHSPPGLDRISAWLDGVLKQVRDGDAAFVTAVVDGVVRAVGLWRRGGTAVFQHRCEVQQIMAHPAARGLGLGRLVVQGLVDSARAAGFEIVMLGVRGNNHGAIELYEGLGFRECGRMPNAIAVGEDRWDDVWMYLPLGYPEGTRLNGSAAGGLGSSPRRT from the coding sequence GTGCCGAAGATCGAACTGCGCTGGCTGCACGAGGCCGACGACCAGCTGCGCGCCGAGATCCACACCGTGGTGCACGACGTGGTGGCGGCCGGTGGTGCTGTCGGCTACCACTCACCGCCTGGGCTCGACCGGATCTCGGCGTGGCTGGACGGCGTGCTGAAGCAGGTCCGCGACGGCGACGCCGCGTTCGTGACCGCTGTCGTCGACGGTGTGGTGCGCGCGGTCGGGTTGTGGCGTCGCGGGGGCACCGCCGTATTCCAGCACCGCTGCGAGGTCCAGCAGATCATGGCCCACCCGGCCGCGCGTGGGCTCGGGCTGGGGCGGCTGGTGGTGCAGGGTCTCGTGGACAGCGCGCGGGCGGCGGGGTTCGAGATCGTCATGCTCGGGGTCCGGGGGAACAACCACGGGGCGATCGAGCTCTACGAGGGGCTCGGGTTCCGGGAGTGCGGGCGGATGCCGAACGCGATCGCGGTCGGGGAGGACCGGTGGGACGACGTGTGGATGTACCTGCCGCTCGGGTATCCGGAGGGGACGCGGTTGAACGGGTCGGCCGCGGGTGGGCTGGGCTCAAGCCCGCGCCGCACGTAA
- a CDS encoding S8 family serine peptidase, whose amino-acid sequence MGKINRQFIGASAVAVALTALAVPQAQAQDVEIAGADLKTAIAGRYVVELKDGIRSADSVAAKVGAEVTHRYTKALNGFAAKMSAEAAKKLAVDPAVKSIAQDQVFKKTSETQTPVPSWGLDRIDQRFTAPDNTYRLRADTSQVHAYVIDTGIKVDHPDFGGRATWGFNSIDTDNRDCEGHGTHVAGTVGGKSVGVAKQVKLHAVKVLDCEGSGTTSSVIGGIDWVTGNAVKPAVANLSLAGPASALLDAALRSSIASGVTYAVASANFDDDACNYSPAREPEAITVNASTIGNSRAWFSNWGTCTDVFAPGEDIVSAGLDNGFVSNSGTSMAAPHVAGVSALYLAVHPAAPPAQVQQAIKDSATNDALTDVAGSPNKLVYVHGAADRDRLRRADWLAPNQRIVSADNQHVFVMQTDGNLVIYSNGVAKFSTRTTGTGVVRAVLQSDGNFVLYDASNRQRWATNTAGTTGQRIVMENTGQAVLYDQAGNKLWTSHQV is encoded by the coding sequence GTGGGGAAGATCAACAGACAGTTCATCGGTGCGAGCGCTGTCGCTGTCGCACTGACCGCCCTCGCCGTGCCGCAGGCGCAGGCGCAGGACGTGGAGATCGCCGGCGCTGACCTGAAGACGGCGATCGCCGGCCGGTACGTCGTGGAGTTGAAGGACGGCATCAGGTCGGCCGACTCCGTGGCGGCCAAGGTCGGTGCCGAGGTGACGCACCGCTACACCAAGGCGCTCAACGGTTTCGCCGCCAAGATGTCGGCGGAGGCCGCGAAGAAGCTCGCGGTCGACCCGGCCGTGAAGTCGATCGCGCAGGACCAGGTCTTCAAGAAGACCAGCGAGACGCAGACCCCGGTTCCCAGCTGGGGCCTGGACCGCATCGACCAGCGCTTCACCGCGCCGGACAACACCTACCGGCTGCGCGCCGACACGAGCCAGGTGCACGCGTACGTCATCGACACCGGCATCAAGGTCGACCACCCCGACTTCGGCGGCCGTGCGACCTGGGGCTTCAACTCGATCGACACGGACAACCGCGACTGCGAGGGCCACGGCACGCACGTCGCCGGCACCGTCGGCGGCAAGTCCGTCGGTGTCGCCAAGCAGGTCAAGCTGCACGCGGTCAAGGTGCTGGACTGCGAGGGCAGCGGCACGACCTCCAGCGTCATCGGCGGCATCGACTGGGTCACCGGCAACGCGGTGAAGCCGGCCGTCGCCAACCTGAGCCTCGCCGGCCCCGCCTCGGCCCTGCTCGACGCGGCTCTGCGCAGCTCGATCGCCTCCGGTGTCACCTACGCGGTCGCCTCGGCGAACTTCGACGACGACGCCTGCAACTACTCCCCGGCCCGCGAGCCCGAGGCGATCACGGTCAACGCCTCGACGATCGGCAACAGCCGCGCCTGGTTCTCGAACTGGGGAACCTGCACCGACGTCTTCGCCCCCGGTGAGGACATCGTCTCCGCCGGTCTGGACAACGGCTTCGTCTCGAACAGCGGCACCTCGATGGCGGCGCCCCACGTGGCCGGCGTCTCCGCCCTCTACCTGGCCGTCCACCCGGCCGCGCCGCCGGCCCAGGTCCAGCAGGCGATCAAGGACTCGGCCACCAACGACGCCCTGACCGACGTCGCCGGCTCGCCGAACAAGCTGGTCTACGTCCACGGCGCCGCCGACCGCGACCGCCTGCGCCGCGCCGACTGGCTCGCCCCCAACCAGCGGATCGTCAGCGCCGACAACCAGCACGTCTTCGTCATGCAGACTGACGGCAACCTGGTGATCTACAGCAACGGCGTCGCCAAGTTCTCGACCAGGACCACCGGCACCGGCGTCGTCCGCGCCGTCCTGCAGAGCGACGGCAACTTCGTCCTGTACGACGCCTCCAACCGCCAGCGCTGGGCGACCAACACCGCGGGCACGACCGGCCAGCGGATCGTCATGGAGAACACCGGCCAGGCCGTTCTCTACGACCAGGCGGGCAACAAGCTGTGGACCTCGCACCAGGTCTGA